A window from Streptomyces sp. NBC_00299 encodes these proteins:
- a CDS encoding DUF6421 family protein, giving the protein MTEILVQTATEEQIPPATRVVEHPAWPVLKDAVEQIRPWQSKDGSIDFEAEGAPERTNAEAAVRRVVDAVLELSPLLPHDAAYHEALVKDLRRWAEAGFQVPDFLDSLLAFQPAASRADGLQHLVVFAMYTQNGNPDRNLEAVVLRMVWPDWLAQLERTRYDNALFCGIKFEDFTAGYDTNSAVLFPETIAVREAPERFTWGGIFCDREAARFRRVTDAAVDILGLDLPEDIAAMVHDQKRCEEAFVLWDMVHDRTHSHGDLPFDPFMIKQRQPFWMYGLEELRCDLTAFKEAVKLQADGVPQARDVQYAVLFDRMFRFPVTGERVRNYDGLGGQLLFAYLHKHDVVRWTDNKLFIDWDRAPQVTNQLCAEIETLYRDGIDRPKLVHWFAGYELVSAYLSPHPGSKWAKGPDALDLSLPPRKLVDDVLPDEFPLSMFYEALSKKLKNVIASTKGITADSAERIAA; this is encoded by the coding sequence ATGACGGAAATTCTTGTGCAGACGGCTACGGAGGAGCAGATTCCTCCTGCGACCAGGGTGGTGGAGCACCCGGCGTGGCCCGTGCTCAAGGATGCCGTGGAGCAGATCCGGCCATGGCAGTCCAAGGACGGGTCGATCGACTTCGAGGCCGAGGGCGCGCCCGAGCGCACCAACGCCGAGGCCGCTGTACGGCGTGTCGTGGACGCGGTCCTGGAGCTCTCCCCGCTGCTGCCGCACGACGCCGCCTACCACGAGGCCCTCGTGAAGGACCTGCGCCGCTGGGCGGAGGCCGGCTTCCAGGTGCCCGACTTTCTCGACTCGCTGCTGGCCTTCCAGCCGGCCGCGAGTCGCGCGGACGGCCTCCAGCACCTCGTCGTCTTCGCGATGTACACGCAGAACGGCAACCCCGACCGCAACCTCGAAGCGGTCGTGCTGCGCATGGTCTGGCCGGACTGGCTGGCCCAGCTGGAGCGCACCCGCTACGACAACGCGCTGTTCTGCGGCATCAAGTTCGAGGACTTCACCGCGGGCTACGACACCAACTCCGCCGTGCTCTTCCCCGAGACGATCGCCGTGCGCGAGGCCCCGGAGCGCTTTACCTGGGGCGGCATCTTCTGCGACCGCGAGGCGGCCCGCTTCCGCCGCGTCACCGACGCCGCCGTCGACATCCTGGGCCTCGACCTGCCCGAGGACATCGCCGCGATGGTCCACGACCAGAAGCGCTGCGAGGAGGCCTTCGTCCTGTGGGACATGGTCCATGACCGGACCCACAGCCACGGTGACCTGCCGTTCGACCCGTTCATGATCAAGCAGCGCCAGCCGTTCTGGATGTACGGCCTGGAAGAGCTGCGCTGTGACCTCACCGCCTTCAAGGAGGCCGTGAAGCTGCAGGCAGACGGCGTCCCGCAGGCCCGTGACGTGCAGTACGCCGTGCTGTTCGACCGTATGTTCCGCTTCCCGGTCACCGGCGAGCGGGTGCGCAACTACGACGGCCTCGGCGGCCAGCTGCTCTTCGCCTACCTGCACAAGCACGACGTCGTCCGCTGGACCGACAACAAGCTGTTCATCGACTGGGACCGTGCCCCGCAGGTCACCAACCAGCTGTGCGCCGAGATCGAGACGCTGTACCGCGACGGCATCGACCGCCCGAAGCTCGTCCACTGGTTCGCGGGCTACGAGCTCGTCTCCGCGTACCTTTCCCCGCACCCGGGCTCCAAGTGGGCCAAGGGTCCTGACGCCCTCGATCTGAGCCTGCCGCCGCGCAAGCTCGTCGATGACGTGCTTCCGGACGAGTTTCCGCTGAGCATGTTCTATGAGGCCCTGTCCAAGAAACTCAAGAACGTGATCGCCTCCACCAAGGGCATCACGGCGGACAGCGCCGAGCGGATCGCCGCGTGA
- a CDS encoding SDR family NAD(P)-dependent oxidoreductase translates to MAGNGALSGAVIAVAGAGGPAGQAALLRLAEAGATVIGSDNDPERLAEAVDAASYAHGGATVVGDTVDLLDREATRAWADRIEKDFGRVDGLVHLVGGWRGSETFIKTSLDDWDFLELLLIRTVQHTSLAFFEGLQRSELGRYVLISAAGASKPSAGNASYAAAKAAAEAWTLALADAFRKAGGPEGPTSAAAILVVKALVHDAMRADRPNAKFAGFTDVKDLADAVVGVWDKPAAEVNGNRLWLTEKP, encoded by the coding sequence ATGGCGGGGAACGGAGCTCTCAGCGGTGCAGTGATCGCGGTGGCCGGCGCGGGCGGACCCGCCGGACAGGCGGCGCTGCTGCGACTGGCCGAGGCGGGCGCGACCGTCATCGGCTCGGACAACGACCCGGAGCGGCTCGCCGAGGCCGTGGACGCGGCGAGCTACGCGCACGGCGGCGCCACCGTCGTCGGGGACACGGTCGACCTGCTCGACCGTGAGGCCACCCGCGCATGGGCGGACCGTATCGAGAAGGACTTCGGCCGTGTCGACGGCCTGGTCCATCTCGTCGGCGGCTGGCGCGGCAGCGAGACCTTCATCAAGACGAGTCTCGACGACTGGGACTTCCTGGAACTGCTGCTGATCCGCACCGTGCAGCACACCTCGCTGGCGTTCTTCGAGGGACTCCAGCGAAGTGAGCTCGGACGGTATGTGCTGATCAGCGCCGCCGGCGCCTCGAAGCCGAGCGCGGGCAACGCCTCGTACGCCGCCGCCAAGGCCGCCGCCGAGGCCTGGACGCTCGCGCTGGCCGACGCCTTCCGCAAGGCCGGGGGCCCCGAGGGGCCGACGTCCGCGGCTGCCATCCTGGTGGTGAAGGCGCTGGTGCACGACGCGATGCGCGCCGACCGCCCCAACGCGAAGTTCGCGGGCTTCACGGACGTCAAGGACCTGGCCGATGCCGTCGTCGGCGTCTGGGACAAGCCCGCCGCAGAAGTGAACGGAAACCGCCTGTGGCTGACCGAGAAGCCGTGA
- a CDS encoding threonine aldolase family protein has product MNPPKTDARRHHDPDVRGFASDNYAGAHPEVLAALALANGGHQVAYGEDDYTENLQRIVRSHFGATAEAFPVFNGTGANVVALQAVTDRWGAVICAESAHIHVDEGGAPERMGGLKLLTVPTPDGKLTPELIDQQAYGWEDEHRAMPQVVSITQSTELGTLYTPDEIRAICEHAHAHGMKVHLDGSRIANAAATLNVPMRTFTNAVGVDILSLGGTKNGALFGEAVVVLNQDAVSHMKHLRKLSMQLASKMRFVSVQLEALLAKDLWLRNARHANEMAQRLAEGVRAVHGVEILYPVQANGVFAKLPHDVSERLQKRFRFYFWDEAAGVVRWMCAFDTTEDDVDAFVAALKEEMAR; this is encoded by the coding sequence GTGAACCCTCCGAAGACCGACGCCCGTCGCCACCACGACCCGGACGTCCGCGGCTTCGCCAGTGACAACTACGCCGGTGCCCACCCCGAGGTGCTCGCCGCGCTGGCCCTGGCCAACGGCGGGCACCAGGTTGCGTACGGCGAGGACGACTACACCGAGAACCTCCAGCGGATCGTCCGCAGCCACTTCGGCGCCACCGCCGAGGCGTTCCCGGTGTTCAACGGCACCGGCGCCAACGTCGTCGCGCTCCAGGCGGTCACCGACCGCTGGGGTGCGGTGATCTGCGCCGAGAGTGCGCACATCCACGTCGACGAGGGCGGGGCGCCGGAGCGGATGGGCGGCCTCAAGCTGCTCACCGTGCCCACGCCCGACGGCAAGCTCACCCCCGAGCTGATCGATCAGCAGGCGTACGGCTGGGAGGACGAGCACCGGGCGATGCCCCAGGTCGTCTCGATCACCCAGAGCACCGAACTGGGCACTCTCTACACGCCGGACGAGATCCGCGCGATCTGCGAGCACGCCCACGCGCACGGCATGAAGGTGCACCTGGACGGCTCCCGGATAGCCAACGCGGCCGCCACTCTGAACGTGCCCATGCGGACGTTCACCAACGCCGTCGGCGTCGACATCCTCTCCCTCGGCGGCACCAAGAACGGCGCCCTGTTCGGCGAGGCGGTCGTCGTCCTCAACCAGGACGCCGTCAGCCACATGAAGCACCTGCGCAAGCTGTCCATGCAGCTCGCCTCCAAGATGCGCTTCGTGTCGGTGCAGCTGGAGGCGCTGCTCGCCAAGGACCTCTGGCTGCGCAACGCCCGGCACGCCAACGAGATGGCCCAGCGCCTCGCAGAGGGCGTCCGTGCCGTGCACGGCGTCGAGATCCTCTACCCCGTGCAGGCCAACGGCGTCTTCGCCAAGCTCCCGCACGACGTGAGCGAGCGCCTCCAGAAGAGGTTCCGGTTCTACTTCTGGGACGAGGCGGCGGGCGTCGTGCGCTGGATGTGCGCGTTCGACACCACCGAGGACGACGTGGACGCGTTCGTGGCGGCGCTGAAGGAGGAGATGGCCCGCTAG
- a CDS encoding transglutaminase domain-containing protein: protein MQMFQQTGDLSAYLAADEVIDHHHAVVRETAARLARGAADSYEYARSAFEFVRDVIPHSQDSGDPRVTWRASDVLVQGTGICYAKAHALAALLRAEDIPTALCYQKFDVVHGLVAVRFNGDWHRQDPRGNKPGVDAQFSLDGERLAFAPDPASNEMDYPVLYAAPHPVVLDALKAAPDRPYLWQHLPTAL, encoded by the coding sequence ATGCAGATGTTCCAGCAAACCGGCGACCTCTCCGCCTACTTGGCCGCTGACGAGGTGATCGACCATCATCATGCAGTCGTTCGTGAGACGGCTGCGAGGCTTGCCCGCGGTGCGGCGGACTCGTATGAATATGCGCGGTCGGCGTTCGAGTTCGTACGCGATGTCATCCCGCACTCGCAGGACTCCGGCGATCCCCGGGTCACCTGGCGCGCCTCCGACGTCCTGGTGCAGGGCACCGGCATCTGCTACGCCAAGGCTCATGCGCTGGCCGCGTTGTTGCGGGCCGAGGACATCCCGACGGCGCTGTGCTACCAGAAATTCGACGTGGTGCACGGCTTGGTCGCCGTGCGGTTCAACGGTGACTGGCATCGGCAGGATCCGCGGGGCAACAAGCCCGGCGTGGACGCCCAGTTCTCGCTGGACGGCGAACGGCTGGCCTTCGCACCAGATCCGGCGTCCAATGAGATGGACTACCCGGTCCTGTATGCTGCACCGCACCCGGTCGTGCTCGATGCCCTCAAGGCCGCCCCTGACCGGCCGTATCTGTGGCAGCACCTGCCCACCGCACTGTGA
- a CDS encoding B3/B4 domain-containing protein — translation MTLTLTVSDEVRTLAPGFTHVAVEAHGLVNGPSTEASSELLDDAARRLAVRLDGRAPHEDPHMAAWREVYTAFGSKPSRTRNSAEALAKRALSEAGLPRINLLVDVYNAISVAHLVPVGGEDIDRIEGGMRLVRATGEEDFVTVAGGEEAVEHPDAGEVVWRDDAGVTCRRWNWRQGPRTRLTEDSVSGIFLLETLSPMPVADAERAAAELAELLAKFSPGAHITVRPPTC, via the coding sequence ATGACACTCACCCTGACCGTCTCCGACGAGGTGCGCACCCTGGCACCCGGCTTCACCCACGTGGCGGTCGAGGCGCACGGCCTGGTCAACGGACCCAGTACCGAGGCGAGTTCCGAGCTCCTCGACGACGCGGCCCGCCGGCTCGCCGTACGCCTGGACGGGCGGGCTCCGCACGAGGACCCGCACATGGCGGCCTGGCGCGAGGTCTACACGGCGTTCGGATCGAAGCCGTCCCGGACCCGCAACTCGGCGGAGGCGCTGGCCAAAAGGGCACTGTCGGAGGCGGGACTGCCCCGGATCAACCTGTTGGTGGACGTCTACAACGCCATCAGCGTCGCCCACCTCGTCCCTGTCGGCGGCGAGGACATCGACCGCATCGAGGGCGGCATGCGCCTGGTGCGCGCCACCGGCGAAGAGGACTTCGTGACCGTCGCGGGCGGCGAGGAGGCCGTCGAGCACCCCGACGCGGGCGAGGTCGTGTGGCGCGACGACGCGGGCGTGACCTGCCGTCGCTGGAACTGGCGCCAGGGCCCCCGGACCAGGCTCACCGAGGACTCCGTCTCCGGGATCTTCCTCCTGGAGACCCTGTCACCGATGCCGGTCGCCGACGCCGAGCGGGCAGCCGCGGAACTCGCGGAACTGCTTGCCAAGTTCAGCCCGGGAGCGCACATCACGGTGCGTCCCCCGACCTGCTGA
- a CDS encoding lysophospholipid acyltransferase family protein yields MAELVYRPVVGLAQALFKAWDLKIDCKGSENIPRSGGAVLVSNHISYLDFVFDGLAALPQKRLVRFMAKESVFRHKISGPLMRGMKHIPVDRKQGEAAYAHALQSLRSGEIVGVFPEATISQSFTLKSFKSGAARMAQEAGVPLIPMAVWGTQRLWTKGHPRNFKRSHTPITIRVGEAIEASKDKYAGAITRQLRERVQELLEAAQRAYPVRPKDSDDTWWMPAHLGGTAPTPEQVREAEAR; encoded by the coding sequence ATGGCAGAGCTTGTCTACCGTCCCGTCGTCGGTCTCGCCCAAGCGTTGTTCAAGGCGTGGGACCTCAAAATCGACTGCAAGGGATCGGAGAACATTCCGCGCTCGGGCGGCGCCGTGCTGGTGAGCAACCACATCAGCTACCTGGACTTCGTCTTCGACGGCCTGGCGGCACTCCCGCAGAAGCGCCTCGTGCGCTTCATGGCGAAGGAGTCGGTGTTCCGGCACAAGATCTCCGGTCCGCTGATGCGCGGGATGAAGCACATCCCGGTGGACCGCAAGCAGGGTGAGGCGGCGTACGCCCACGCGCTGCAGTCGCTGCGGTCCGGCGAGATCGTCGGGGTCTTCCCGGAGGCCACCATCTCGCAGTCGTTCACGCTGAAGAGCTTCAAGTCGGGTGCCGCGCGGATGGCCCAGGAGGCCGGCGTGCCGCTGATCCCGATGGCCGTGTGGGGCACACAGCGCCTGTGGACCAAGGGCCACCCGCGCAACTTCAAGCGCAGCCACACCCCGATCACCATCCGGGTCGGCGAAGCGATCGAGGCGTCCAAGGACAAGTACGCGGGCGCGATCACCCGCCAGCTGCGCGAGCGCGTCCAGGAGCTGCTGGAGGCCGCCCAGCGCGCCTACCCCGTACGCCCGAAGGACTCGGACGACACCTGGTGGATGCCGGCCCACCTCGGCGGCACGGCGCCTACGCCGGAGCAGGTGCGCGAGGCCGAAGCGCGCTGA
- a CDS encoding DUF4395 domain-containing protein, with translation MDIDVRGPRFGAAVTTVVLAAVLVTGSAWLLAWQTLAFALGAAGGVGRSPYGWLFRTAVRPRLGPPTEFEPPEPPRFAQAVGLLFAGLGLVGYTLGPEWLGLAATGAALAAAFLNAVFGYCLGCEAFLLLRRVTVRAE, from the coding sequence ATGGACATCGATGTGAGGGGGCCGCGCTTCGGGGCGGCCGTGACGACCGTGGTGCTGGCTGCCGTCCTGGTCACCGGGAGCGCCTGGCTGCTGGCCTGGCAGACCCTGGCGTTCGCGCTCGGCGCGGCGGGCGGGGTGGGCCGTTCGCCTTACGGATGGCTGTTCCGCACAGCTGTACGGCCGCGGCTCGGACCGCCGACCGAGTTCGAGCCCCCGGAGCCGCCGCGGTTCGCCCAGGCGGTCGGGCTGCTCTTCGCGGGCCTCGGGCTGGTCGGGTACACGCTCGGGCCCGAATGGCTGGGGCTCGCCGCCACCGGAGCCGCGCTCGCGGCCGCTTTCCTGAACGCCGTCTTCGGCTACTGCCTGGGCTGCGAGGCGTTCCTGTTGCTGCGGCGAGTGACGGTGCGCGCCGAGTAA
- a CDS encoding TlpA family protein disulfide reductase produces the protein MTGLVVCVVVLAAASVYGVLQRRRSGRVRVRGRDDGKRLGAAELGAALGERATLVQFSSAFCAPCRATRRVLGEVAGMVPGVTHVEIDAEDHLDLVRRFDILKTPTVLVLDADGNVVRRATGQPRKADVIAALGEAV, from the coding sequence ATGACCGGACTGGTGGTGTGCGTGGTGGTGCTCGCGGCGGCGAGTGTCTACGGAGTGCTGCAGCGGCGGCGGAGCGGGAGAGTAAGGGTGCGCGGGCGCGATGACGGAAAGCGGCTCGGGGCGGCCGAGTTGGGCGCGGCGCTGGGCGAGCGCGCCACTCTCGTGCAGTTCTCCAGCGCCTTCTGCGCCCCCTGCCGGGCCACCCGGCGCGTGCTCGGCGAGGTCGCCGGCATGGTCCCGGGCGTGACGCACGTCGAGATCGACGCCGAGGACCACCTGGACCTGGTACGCCGGTTCGACATCCTCAAGACGCCGACGGTGCTGGTCCTCGACGCCGACGGAAACGTCGTACGGCGGGCCACCGGGCAGCCGCGCAAGGCGGACGTGATCGCGGCGCTGGGCGAAGCGGTCTGA
- a CDS encoding flavin reductase family protein: MTATSGLSTPRLASPDLLRSVFRRHAAGVAVITARGETGPVGFTATSVASVSADPPMLSFGIGTGASSWPAIAATEYVGVHVLGEHQQELAATFARSGADRFGPPTAWGEGPEGVPVLDDVLAWTVCRVVGRVPAGDHRIVLAEVVLGDSTGPGRPLLYHQGRFNGLRD, from the coding sequence ATGACGGCCACGTCCGGCCTCAGTACCCCTCGGCTCGCCTCTCCCGACCTGCTCCGCTCCGTCTTCCGGCGGCATGCGGCAGGTGTGGCAGTGATCACCGCCCGCGGTGAGACGGGCCCGGTCGGCTTCACCGCCACCTCCGTCGCGTCCGTCTCCGCGGATCCCCCGATGCTCTCCTTCGGCATCGGCACCGGTGCGTCCAGCTGGCCGGCGATAGCCGCGACGGAGTACGTCGGCGTCCACGTACTCGGCGAGCACCAGCAGGAGCTCGCCGCCACCTTCGCCCGCAGCGGCGCCGACCGCTTCGGTCCGCCCACGGCCTGGGGCGAGGGCCCCGAAGGCGTCCCCGTCCTCGACGACGTCCTCGCCTGGACGGTCTGCCGGGTCGTGGGACGCGTGCCGGCCGGCGATCACCGCATCGTGCTGGCCGAGGTCGTCCTCGGCGACTCCACGGGTCCCGGGCGTCCGCTTCTCTACCACCAGGGCCGGTTCAACGGCCTGCGTGACTGA
- a CDS encoding electron transfer flavoprotein subunit beta/FixA family protein, which translates to MSLRIVVTVKYVPDATGDRHFADDLTVDRDDVDGLLSELDEYAVEQALQISENSDDDVEITVLTVGPEDAKDALRKALSMGADKAIHVEDDDLHGTDALGTSLVLAKAIEKAGYDLVISGMASTDGTMGVVPALLAERLGVPQVTLLSEVSVEDGTVKGRRDGDAASEQLEASLPAVVSVTDQSGEARYPSFKGIMAAKKKPVESWDLSDLDIEAEEVGLEGAYTVVDGAAERPARTAGTIVKDEGEGGKQLAEFLASQKFI; encoded by the coding sequence GTGAGCTTGAGGATCGTTGTCACCGTGAAGTACGTGCCCGACGCCACTGGCGACCGGCACTTCGCCGATGACCTGACCGTCGACCGGGACGACGTGGACGGTCTGCTCTCCGAGCTCGACGAGTACGCGGTCGAGCAGGCGCTGCAGATCTCCGAGAACTCCGACGACGACGTGGAGATCACCGTTCTGACGGTGGGCCCGGAGGACGCCAAGGACGCGCTGCGCAAGGCGCTGTCCATGGGCGCCGACAAGGCGATCCATGTCGAGGACGACGACCTGCACGGCACCGACGCCCTGGGCACCTCGCTGGTGCTGGCCAAGGCGATCGAGAAGGCCGGCTACGACCTGGTGATCTCCGGCATGGCCTCCACCGACGGCACCATGGGTGTCGTTCCGGCCCTGCTGGCCGAGCGCCTGGGCGTCCCGCAGGTCACCCTGCTGTCCGAGGTCTCCGTCGAGGACGGCACGGTCAAGGGCCGCCGGGACGGCGACGCCGCCTCGGAGCAGCTGGAGGCCTCCCTGCCGGCCGTCGTGTCGGTCACCGACCAGTCGGGCGAGGCGCGCTACCCCTCCTTCAAGGGAATCATGGCCGCCAAGAAGAAGCCGGTGGAGTCCTGGGACCTGTCCGACCTCGACATCGAGGCCGAGGAGGTCGGCCTGGAGGGTGCGTACACCGTCGTGGACGGCGCGGCCGAGCGTCCGGCCCGCACCGCCGGCACGATCGTCAAGGACGAGGGCGAGGGCGGCAAGCAGCTCGCCGAGTTCCTCGCGAGCCAGAAGTTCATCTAA